The window GGGCTCGACCGCCGCCGGGAGCGCATCCTGCAGGTCGCCGACGGTGAGCGTCCAGTTCTCCGGGTCGCCGCCCAGGAAGGTCGCTGCGTTGCCGCGGGCGACGTCGGCGAACTCCTCCCGGCGCTCGAACGAGAGCAGGCGGCCCTCGGGGCCGATGGCGCGCAGCAGCCACAGTGACAGGGCGCCGGAGCCGACACCCGCCTCCACCACGGTGGCCCCGGGGAAGATGTCCGCCAGGGCCAGGATCTGCGCCGCGTCCTTCGGGTAGACGATCGCGGCGCCGCGCGGCATGGACATCACGAAGTCGGTGAGCAGCGGCCGCAACGCCAGGTGCTCGACCCCCGCGTTGTTGGTGACGACCGAACCGTCCGGGAGGCCGATGATGGCGTCGTGCTCCAGCACGCCGCGGTGGCTGTGGAACAGCTTGCCCGGCTCGAGGGTGATCGTGTTCATGCGGCCCTTGGGGCCCGTCAGCTGCACGCGGTCGCCCGCGCGGAACGGGCCGGAGCTGCGTCGGCTCTCGTTCATCGGGTCTCCCCCTCGCGGCGCGCGCGGGCGACGGCGACGACGTCGTCGGCGGTGCGTCCCTCCAGCGACTCCCACAGCGTGTGCTCGTCGGACTCGGGCAGCGGCACGATGTGCGGCACCCCGATGGTGGCTGCGCCCGACGAGACGGCGGAGGCCAGCCCGACCAGCGAGTCCTCGATGGCGACGGTGTCGCGCGGCTCGACGCCGAGCAGGCGGGCGGCGCGGAGGTACGGTTCGGGCGCCGGCTTCGGCTCCTCCACCTCGTCGCCGCTGACGATGACGTCGAAGGCGTCGAACGGGATGTGGCCGACGATCTGCTCCGCCATCCGGCGCACGGACATGGTGACCAGGGCGGTCGGGATGCCCCGCTGACGCAACGACTCGAGCAGCTCGCGGGCGCCGGGCCGCCACGGCACGCCCTCCTCGTCGAGCTTCTGCTGCACCCGGTCGGTCAGCCAGTGGACGATCTCGTCGGCCTCCATCGCCACACCGCGCGAGCGGAGGATCTCCGCCGAGTTCCAGAGACCGAGCCCCACGAGCAGCAGGCCGTCCTCGTGCGTCCACGTGCCGCCGAACGAGCCGACGAGCTCCTGCTCGGAGGCCATCCAGTAGGGCTCGGTGTCGACGAGGGTGCCGTCCATGTCCCACAGCACGGCGGCGGGGAGGACGGCGGCGGACGAGCCGGCGGTCTCGCGGTCGAGAGGGGCCTGTTCGCTGCGGGGGGAAGACGCGGTCACAACGGGCAAGTCTATCCGGAGAGGGGCGGGCCTATTCTTGAGGGATGGCGCCCCGACCGGACGCCGGGAAGGACGAGGGACGACTTCGTGACTGACGGACAGAACATCCTCGGAGGCCGCATCCTGGTGGTGGCGTTCGAAGGCTGGAACGACGCCGGCGAGGCGGCCAGCGGCGCGGTGAAGACGCTCAAGGAGCAGCTCGACGTGGTGCCGATCGCCGAGGTCGACCCCGAGCTCTACTTCGACTTCCAGTTCAACCGGCCCGTGGTGACCGACGACGACGGGCGCAGGCGCCTCATCTGGCCGTCCGCGGTCGTCTACGGCCCCTCCCTCCCCGGGCACATCGGCGAAGACCTCGCGGGCGACGCCGAGCTGACCGTCACCGGCGACAACGCCGGCAACATCTTCCTGCTGCTCGGCACCGAGCCCTCCCGCAGCTGGCGCAGCTTCACGGCCGAGATCATGGATGTGGCGCTCGCCGCCGACATCGGAGCGGTCGTCTTCCTCGGCGCGATGCTCGCCGACGTTCCGCACACCCGCCCGATCTCCGTCTTCGCGTCGAGCGAGAACGCGGCCGTCCGGGCCGAGCTCGGCGTCGAGCGCTCCAGCTATGAGGGGCCGGTCGGCATCCTGAGCGCGCTGGCCGAAGGCGCCGAGGACGTGGGCATCCCCACGATCATGATCTGGGCGTCCGTGCCCCACTACGTGCACAACGCCCCGAGCCCGAAGGCGGTGCTCGCGCTGATCGACAAGCTCGAGGAGCTGGTCGACGTGACCATCCCGCGCGGCACCCTCGTGGACGAGGCCGCAGCCTGGGAGTCGGGGATCGACGCGCTCGCCGCGGACGACGAGGAGATGGCCTCCTACATCCAGCAGCTCGAGCAGGCGCGCGACACCGTCGACTCCCCCGAGGCGAGCGGCGAGGCGATCGCCCAGGAGTTCGAGCGCTACCTGCGCCGGCGCGGGGACGGCCGGGACGGCGGTCGCGACGGCGGCACCGCCGGGCGCGGGCCGGACGACCCGCGGCGCGGCTAGCGCTCGGTCGCAGGTGGCGGGTGGCCGTTAGGCCTGCAGCACGCCCGTGGCGAGCAGGATCATGAGCAGCACGCCGAGCACGATGCGGTAGATCACGAAGGGCAGGAAGCTGCGCCGCGAGATGTAGCCCATGAAGAACGCGATCACGAGGAGCCCGACGACGAACGCGACGACGGTCGCGGCCGCGGTCTCGAACGGACCGAAGACCTCGGGGGTGCACGTTCCGGCGCTGGCGAGCGCCTGGGTGCACGGCTCCTTGACCGCCTTGTACAGCTGGTAGAACCCGCTGCCGAAGACCGCCGGCAGCGCCAGCAGGAACGAGTACCGCGCGGCGGCACGCCGCTGGTAGCCCATGAACAGTCCCGCCGTGATCGTGCCG is drawn from Leifsonia shinshuensis and contains these coding sequences:
- a CDS encoding tRNA (adenine-N1)-methyltransferase, which codes for MNESRRSSGPFRAGDRVQLTGPKGRMNTITLEPGKLFHSHRGVLEHDAIIGLPDGSVVTNNAGVEHLALRPLLTDFVMSMPRGAAIVYPKDAAQILALADIFPGATVVEAGVGSGALSLWLLRAIGPEGRLLSFERREEFADVARGNAATFLGGDPENWTLTVGDLQDALPAAVEPGTVDRVVLDMLAPWETLDAVTDALKPGGVVICYVATVTQLSRVAEAIRASGDYTHPQSNETMVRGWHVEGLAVRPDHRMIAHTGFLITARRLAPGTVLPELKRRPSKSDYSDADVEAWTPGALGERESSPKSLRKRMREAAASADLAKSRDTATVHEPSGDADEDAPGVG
- a CDS encoding HAD family hydrolase, which translates into the protein MTASSPRSEQAPLDRETAGSSAAVLPAAVLWDMDGTLVDTEPYWMASEQELVGSFGGTWTHEDGLLLVGLGLWNSAEILRSRGVAMEADEIVHWLTDRVQQKLDEEGVPWRPGARELLESLRQRGIPTALVTMSVRRMAEQIVGHIPFDAFDVIVSGDEVEEPKPAPEPYLRAARLLGVEPRDTVAIEDSLVGLASAVSSGAATIGVPHIVPLPESDEHTLWESLEGRTADDVVAVARARREGETR
- a CDS encoding PAC2 family protein: MTDGQNILGGRILVVAFEGWNDAGEAASGAVKTLKEQLDVVPIAEVDPELYFDFQFNRPVVTDDDGRRRLIWPSAVVYGPSLPGHIGEDLAGDAELTVTGDNAGNIFLLLGTEPSRSWRSFTAEIMDVALAADIGAVVFLGAMLADVPHTRPISVFASSENAAVRAELGVERSSYEGPVGILSALAEGAEDVGIPTIMIWASVPHYVHNAPSPKAVLALIDKLEELVDVTIPRGTLVDEAAAWESGIDALAADDEEMASYIQQLEQARDTVDSPEASGEAIAQEFERYLRRRGDGRDGGRDGGTAGRGPDDPRRG